The following DNA comes from candidate division KSB1 bacterium.
CGGTCAACAAAAGCAGCAAAAGGATCCTTTTTCGCATAGTCAATCCCTTTCCCAAATCAGCCGACTAAAATGCTGTTGCGCAACGGACGCTTGCTCCACAGCCGGTCCCAGGAGCGCTCTTCGTTCCACTCGTCGGTCGGAGCAAAATATTTATCCTGACCGCGCAAATGTTTTTTGATTTCCTCTTCCACCAGTTCGATTCCCAATCCAGGCCCGTTTGGAACCGTCACAAAGCCCTTGTTGATAATCGGCTTTTCGACACCGGTGACCAGCTTGTCGTACCAATCGTCATCCACGCTGTGGTGTTCGCAGACCATAAAGTTTTCGGTGGCTGCCGCAGCGTGCACCGAGGCAAACAGGGTAATCGGACTCCCCGCCATGTGCAGCGCCATGGCGATGCCGTGTTCCATAGCCAAGTCGCCGATCTTTTTGGTCTCCAGCAGACCGCCGGCCGTCGCCAAATCGGGGTGGCAAATAGCGATTGCCTTTTTTTCGAACAGGTCCATAAAGCCTTCTTTGAGATAAATATCTTCGCCGGTGAGAATTGGCGTTTTGCAGCTCTGGCGCAGCTTGACGTACTGATCAGTGAACTGCCACGGAATCATGTCCTCGTACCATGCGAAATTGAACTGATCGAGCGCTTGGGCAATTTTGATGCAGTCTTCGAGCGGAAAATGGCCGAAATGATCAACGGCGATTGGGATATCCCATCCCACAATGTCGCGTATGGTAGCTGCATAGTCCTGAAAGATTTTCAGTCCCTTCTCGGTAATGCGGATGCCGGTGAACGGATGCATGACGGTCGAGGTGTCGGGCATGCCGCTCGGCGCGCTGAGCGTTCCTTCGGTGCCTTTGAGCAGGCCGATGCCGATGTCCATTTTCAGAAACGTAAATCCGGCTTCGATGCGGGCTTTGAGGCGCTTACCCATTTCAACAGCATCGTTCGACGACGGCGTGTCGGCATACAATCGAATCTTGTCGCGGAATTTGCCGCCGAGCATCTGCCAGCAGGGTACGCCCCACGCTTTGCCCGCCAAATCCCAGCAGGCCATTTCGATCGAAACCACGCCGCCGGCTTGGCGCGCGTGGCCGCCGAACTGTTTGAGTTTACGGAAAATTTTGTCGATGTTGCAGGGGTTTTCGCCCAGAATGCGGCTCTTTAAAAACAGAGCATAAGTCGGACTGGCGCCGTCACGGATTTCACCGTAGCCGGAGATGTCCTGATTGGTGTCGATGCGGATGACGTAGCGTCGCCAATTTCCCGGACCCATGCGCACGACGCGCAAATCGGTAATTTTGAGCTGCGAGGGTTCTGAAGCGCGGCGGACGTTGTTTTGCACCGCTTCCAGGCTGTCGTCTTTGAGCAGCCCGCCGAATGTGCCGACGGCCGCACCGGCGCCGAGGGATTTGAGCCAGGTTCTGCGATTCATAACGTTACTCCCGAGCTTGTGGTCTATGCCGTGCAAAGGGTGGTTTATGTTTCCTTACGGCGTTGAAAGCCGCTGAATTGCAATAAACAGCTTACGGTAACAAGACCGCTTGCTTTCGCTTTCGCGCCCTCTGCTTTTCAATTCCCGCTTTCTTCGATCGGCTTTTTTTGCCAATAGTTCGCCAAAATGGATCCGGAGACATTCATCCACGGGCCGAAGACGGCCGGCGCCAAAGCGGCCGGAGCGCTCTTGAGCACGCTCATCGCCAGTCCGGAGGCCATGCCCGCGTTCTGCATGCCGACTTCGACGGCGATGGTGCGGCTGTCGCGTTCGTTTTGGCGCAGCAGCCGCGCCAAGCCGTAGCCGAGCGCATAGCCGAAAAGATTGTGCAATACCGCTGCGAGGATAACCGCCAAGCCGATACTCAGCAGCTTTTCGCTCGAACGGGCGGTGATGATGGCAATGATGAAGCAGATGCCGATCATCGACACCAACGGCAGCGCGCGATCCATCCAACGGTCGGATTTTTTCAGCAGCAGCTGAATGATCAGTTTGGCAAGGGCCGTGATGCCGATCAATGAAAAGCCGACAATGAGGCCGGTTCTCAACGGCTGTAGGGAGCCAAAGCCGGCTGCATCGATCAAACTGACGAGGGT
Coding sequences within:
- a CDS encoding mandelate racemase/muconate lactonizing enzyme family protein, producing MNRRTWLKSLGAGAAVGTFGGLLKDDSLEAVQNNVRRASEPSQLKITDLRVVRMGPGNWRRYVIRIDTNQDISGYGEIRDGASPTYALFLKSRILGENPCNIDKIFRKLKQFGGHARQAGGVVSIEMACWDLAGKAWGVPCWQMLGGKFRDKIRLYADTPSSNDAVEMGKRLKARIEAGFTFLKMDIGIGLLKGTEGTLSAPSGMPDTSTVMHPFTGIRITEKGLKIFQDYAATIRDIVGWDIPIAVDHFGHFPLEDCIKIAQALDQFNFAWYEDMIPWQFTDQYVKLRQSCKTPILTGEDIYLKEGFMDLFEKKAIAICHPDLATAGGLLETKKIGDLAMEHGIAMALHMAGSPITLFASVHAAAATENFMVCEHHSVDDDWYDKLVTGVEKPIINKGFVTVPNGPGLGIELVEEEIKKHLRGQDKYFAPTDEWNEERSWDRLWSKRPLRNSILVG